In Streptomyces hawaiiensis, one genomic interval encodes:
- a CDS encoding TetR/AcrR family transcriptional regulator — protein MTPSAPTPAYRRLSVEERRSQLLTSALNLFAHRAPEEVSLDDVAEAAGVSRPLVYRYFPGGKQQLYEAALRSAADELQHCFDEPREGPLLPRLSRALDRYLTFVDEHDTGFSALLQGGSVVGTSRTTAIVDGVRRVAAEHILNHLGATGPGPGLRMTVRMWITAVEASSLIWLDEDKQPPAGELRDWLVEQFVAMLTVTARRDPQTDALVQALAEDV, from the coding sequence ATGACACCATCCGCCCCCACCCCCGCCTACCGGCGACTCAGCGTCGAGGAACGTCGCAGTCAGCTGCTGACGTCCGCGCTGAACCTCTTCGCCCACCGCGCCCCGGAGGAGGTGTCCCTCGACGACGTGGCGGAGGCGGCCGGAGTTTCGCGGCCGCTGGTGTACCGGTACTTCCCGGGCGGCAAGCAGCAGCTCTACGAGGCCGCCCTGCGCTCCGCCGCCGACGAGCTCCAGCACTGCTTCGACGAACCCCGCGAAGGCCCCCTCCTCCCCCGCCTGTCCCGCGCCCTCGACCGCTACCTCACCTTCGTCGACGAGCACGACACCGGTTTCAGCGCCCTCCTCCAGGGCGGCAGCGTCGTCGGGACATCGCGCACCACCGCCATCGTCGACGGCGTCCGCCGCGTCGCCGCCGAGCACATCCTCAACCACCTGGGCGCCACCGGCCCCGGCCCCGGCCTGCGCATGACCGTCCGTATGTGGATCACCGCAGTGGAGGCGTCGTCGCTCATCTGGCTCGACGAGGACAAGCAGCCCCCCGCCGGGGAACTGCGCGACTGGCTCGTCGAGCAGTTCGTGGCGATGCTCACTGTGACCGCCCGTCGCGACCCGCAGACCGACGCCCTGGTCCAGGCGCTCGCCGAGGATGTCTGA
- a CDS encoding NlpC/P60 family protein codes for MSGKLLRLVCIAATAAGTVLVPAPATAVPEPETEQHNVADLLTDLQELYRKAEEATEAYNATEEKLKKQRAETDRLDRALARARLSLHDSRGAAGRLARQQYQSSTDISPYVRLLLARDPQHAIEQGHVIGRLAQERADTIGRLTGNERKAHELARKARTALDRRLALTERRKKERDEVRARLHDVEELLASLSRDQLTDLAEFEQNGITKAQKKFMASGALGSEHSSGTDESKGSTSSVRAPSAEGDRAVRYAVRQLGKPYEWGTEGPRTYDCSGLTSQAWAEAGTPIPRTSQEQWKRLERIPLDELRPGDLVVYFPKATHVALYLGDGMVVQAPRPGAKVKVSPIAANPVLGAVRPDPTGKPLRRYEPPELPEGATDGSDEGYEGYAAPAPETSTR; via the coding sequence GTGTCAGGAAAGCTTCTGCGTCTGGTCTGCATCGCGGCGACGGCGGCCGGAACCGTCCTGGTGCCCGCCCCGGCCACGGCCGTTCCCGAGCCGGAAACGGAACAGCACAACGTGGCCGACCTCCTGACAGATCTTCAGGAGCTGTACAGGAAGGCCGAGGAGGCCACCGAGGCCTACAACGCCACCGAGGAGAAGCTGAAGAAGCAGCGCGCCGAGACCGACCGCCTGGACCGCGCCCTCGCGCGCGCCCGGCTCTCCCTGCACGACAGCCGGGGCGCGGCCGGCCGGCTGGCCCGGCAGCAGTACCAGAGCAGCACCGACATCTCCCCGTACGTACGCCTGCTCCTGGCCCGCGACCCGCAGCACGCCATCGAGCAGGGCCATGTGATCGGACGGCTCGCACAGGAGCGGGCCGACACCATCGGCCGGCTGACCGGCAACGAGCGCAAGGCCCACGAGCTGGCCCGCAAGGCCCGCACGGCCCTCGACCGGCGGCTCGCCCTCACCGAGCGGCGCAAGAAGGAACGGGACGAGGTCCGCGCCCGCCTGCACGACGTCGAGGAACTGCTCGCCTCCCTCAGCCGCGACCAGCTCACCGACCTCGCCGAGTTCGAGCAGAACGGCATCACGAAGGCGCAGAAGAAGTTCATGGCATCCGGCGCGCTCGGCAGCGAACACAGCAGCGGCACCGACGAGAGCAAGGGAAGCACCAGCAGCGTCCGCGCCCCCTCGGCCGAGGGCGACCGGGCCGTGCGCTACGCCGTACGGCAGCTCGGCAAGCCGTACGAGTGGGGCACGGAGGGCCCGAGGACGTACGACTGCTCGGGGCTGACCTCGCAGGCCTGGGCCGAGGCGGGGACGCCCATCCCCCGGACCAGCCAGGAGCAGTGGAAGCGGCTGGAGCGGATCCCGCTGGACGAGCTGCGCCCGGGCGACCTGGTCGTGTACTTCCCGAAGGCCACGCACGTCGCGCTGTACCTCGGCGACGGCATGGTCGTCCAGGCACCCCGTCCGGGCGCGAAGGTGAAGGTGTCACCGATCGCGGCCAACCCGGTCCTGGGCGCCGTACGCCCGGACCCCACGGGGAAGCCCCTGCGGCGTTACGAGCCGCCGGAGCTCCCCGAGGGCGCCACGGACGGGTCGGACGAGGGCTACGAGGGTTACGCGGCGCCCGCGCCGGAGACCTCGACCAGGTAG